The following coding sequences are from one Candidatus Nitrosopumilus sp. SW window:
- a CDS encoding SRPBCC family protein yields MAKTLKKSFHTGTVKKTIKIKASKDKVWRKVSNIVGLPTWLVDVKKTVYLSKKKKDVGAIRLITFADGNQIEEHVVAWKTGEYFTYVATEGLPLRAYVATISIKPKSKNLVELTWQSYINSKKMSEKQFTDFLVFMGSFYDASLENLKALLEK; encoded by the coding sequence ATGGCAAAAACATTGAAAAAATCATTTCATACAGGCACGGTTAAAAAAACAATAAAGATCAAAGCATCAAAAGACAAAGTCTGGAGAAAAGTCAGCAATATTGTTGGCCTTCCAACATGGTTGGTAGATGTAAAAAAGACAGTGTACCTTTCTAAAAAGAAAAAAGATGTAGGTGCAATAAGATTAATCACATTTGCAGATGGGAATCAAATTGAAGAACATGTTGTAGCATGGAAAACAGGGGAATATTTCACATATGTTGCAACCGAAGGATTGCCATTAAGAGCATATGTTGCAACAATATCCATCAAGCCAAAATCAAAAAATCTTGTGGAATTAACATGGCAGTCATATATCAACAGCAAAAAAATGTCAGAAAAACAATTCACAGATTTCCTTGTGTTTATGGGGTCATTTTACGATGCATCACTTGAAAATCTAAAAGCATTATTAGAAAAATAA
- a CDS encoding Lrp/AsnC ligand binding domain-containing protein, with protein MTDAYVMLNCELGAEAEIIEKLKELEQVVDVFETIGTHDMLVKLQAENFEKIREIVSWNIQKLDKVRSTATLIKKDN; from the coding sequence ATGACTGATGCTTACGTTATGCTAAATTGTGAGTTAGGCGCAGAGGCCGAAATCATTGAAAAACTCAAAGAACTTGAACAGGTTGTTGATGTCTTTGAAACTATCGGAACCCATGATATGCTAGTCAAATTACAGGCGGAAAATTTTGAGAAAATTCGAGAAATTGTATCTTGGAATATTCAAAAATTAGATAAGGTTCGTTCTACTGCAACCCTAATAAAAAAAGATAATTAG
- a CDS encoding nitroreductase family protein, producing MTPDIKEEKTYPLGYEPEITPESTNPNVRNELINFILKSGPTEVVDTDLFAVMAKRRSTRKFLDKPVETVKIDKIIAAADTAPTAGNYQGFEIFYVKSPEKKKQLIEACNNQPYVDAPVVLIFCKNPSRVKFDFPEYVLKKFAIQDATLAAGYSQLAAQALGLSSIWIGMFDEQKVMDVIGTDLVPSSVLCIGYPKQTKFPKPRRNLQDLVHVIW from the coding sequence ATGACTCCTGATATAAAAGAAGAAAAGACCTATCCTCTGGGTTATGAACCTGAAATTACTCCTGAATCCACCAATCCTAATGTGAGAAATGAATTAATTAATTTTATTTTAAAATCTGGACCTACTGAAGTTGTAGATACTGATTTGTTTGCTGTCATGGCAAAGAGACGATCTACAAGAAAATTTTTAGACAAACCTGTTGAGACTGTGAAAATTGATAAAATTATTGCAGCAGCTGATACTGCTCCTACTGCTGGAAACTATCAGGGATTTGAAATTTTTTACGTAAAAAGCCCAGAAAAGAAAAAACAACTAATTGAAGCATGTAACAATCAACCTTATGTTGATGCTCCGGTAGTGTTGATTTTCTGTAAAAATCCGTCCCGAGTAAAATTTGATTTTCCTGAATATGTACTAAAGAAATTTGCTATCCAAGATGCTACATTGGCAGCAGGATACTCTCAATTAGCAGCACAAGCTTTGGGGTTGAGCTCTATTTGGATTGGAATGTTTGATGAACAAAAAGTAATGGATGTTATTGGAACTGATTTGGTTCCTTCTTCTGTACTTTGTATTGGATACCCTAAACAAACTAAATTCCCAAAACCAAGACGAAATCTCCAAGACTTGGTTCATGTAATCTGGTAA
- the fen gene encoding flap endonuclease-1, translating into MGLNLKDLVVREKTTLEAFSNKVIAIDAYNAIYQFLASIRGPDGLQLSDAEGRITSHLSGLLYRNVNFLSLGIKPVYVFDGKPPSLKTAEIERRKQIKMDATIKYEKAIADGNMEDARKYAQQTTSMKDGMVKESKQLLTYFGIPYIEAPSEGEATAAHLTNTGQAYASASQDFDSILCGAKRLVRNFTNSGRRKIPNKNTYIDIVPEIIETQKTLDSLELTREELIDVGILIGTDFNPNGFERVGPKTALKMIKQYSRLEDIPQIQEQLEEIDFQQIRKIFLNPEVADVKEIVFEDVDYEGMINYLVKERSFSEDRVTSTLNRLKKALEKKSQNLDQWF; encoded by the coding sequence ATGGGGTTAAATCTAAAAGATTTAGTTGTCAGAGAGAAAACAACATTAGAAGCATTTTCAAACAAAGTAATTGCAATTGATGCATACAATGCAATCTATCAATTTTTAGCAAGTATTAGAGGTCCAGATGGATTACAATTATCAGATGCAGAAGGCAGGATCACTAGTCATCTTAGTGGATTGTTATACAGAAACGTAAATTTTCTATCACTAGGGATAAAACCAGTTTATGTCTTTGATGGAAAACCACCATCCCTCAAAACAGCAGAAATTGAGCGTAGAAAACAAATCAAAATGGATGCCACCATAAAATACGAAAAAGCAATTGCAGATGGAAACATGGAAGACGCCAGAAAATATGCTCAACAAACCACAAGTATGAAAGATGGAATGGTAAAAGAATCAAAACAACTTTTGACATATTTTGGTATTCCATATATCGAAGCCCCATCAGAAGGAGAGGCAACTGCAGCTCATCTAACAAACACAGGGCAAGCATATGCTTCTGCAAGTCAAGATTTTGATTCAATTTTATGTGGTGCAAAAAGACTAGTCAGGAATTTTACAAACAGTGGTAGAAGAAAGATACCAAACAAAAACACATACATCGATATTGTTCCAGAAATTATTGAAACCCAAAAAACATTGGACTCATTAGAATTAACACGTGAAGAATTAATCGATGTGGGAATATTAATTGGGACTGATTTTAATCCCAATGGATTTGAAAGAGTCGGTCCAAAAACTGCACTTAAAATGATCAAACAATATTCAAGATTAGAAGATATTCCACAAATTCAGGAACAATTAGAAGAAATTGATTTTCAACAAATCAGAAAAATATTTTTGAATCCCGAAGTTGCAGATGTAAAAGAAATTGTCTTTGAGGATGTAGATTATGAAGGAATGATCAATTATCTTGTAAAAGAAAGGAGTTTTTCTGAAGACAGAGTAACCTCGACATTAAACAGATTAAAAAAAGCATTGGAAAAGAAAAGTCAAAATCTGGACCAGTGGTTCTGA
- a CDS encoding PAS domain-containing protein, whose translation MPQTEARKTLKDAPVMWRRINSIGAILDCNSTYAANLGYAKSEILGKTIFEHVPKEEWQDMNNSLKTWFETGKVTDRKIIFKRQDGSTFPGMLHATSLYDENKNLLGSNTVIFDLTQMTDEKIKEYEQFFKDANNRLDEIKEKEYNELDEESKSEYDGLKDMFEMLSTIDLKKI comes from the coding sequence ATGCCGCAAACAGAAGCAAGAAAAACACTCAAAGATGCACCAGTGATGTGGAGAAGAATCAATTCCATAGGAGCAATACTTGACTGCAATTCCACTTATGCTGCAAACCTAGGATATGCAAAATCAGAGATTTTAGGTAAGACAATATTTGAACACGTGCCCAAAGAAGAGTGGCAAGACATGAACAATTCCCTCAAAACATGGTTTGAAACAGGAAAAGTAACTGACAGGAAAATCATATTCAAGAGACAAGACGGGAGTACATTTCCAGGAATGCTACATGCCACAAGCCTATATGATGAAAACAAAAATCTTCTAGGAAGCAATACTGTGATTTTTGACCTTACACAAATGACAGATGAAAAAATAAAAGAGTATGAACAGTTTTTCAAAGATGCAAATAACAGATTAGATGAAATCAAAGAAAAAGAATACAATGAATTAGACGAAGAATCAAAATCTGAATATGATGGACTAAAAGATATGTTTGAGATGTTATCTACAATTGATTTAAAGAAAATTTAA
- the acs gene encoding acetate--CoA ligase — protein MAETYDIGLGNNDNTIRSKADSDYVSFWDDQAKKLTWFSPWSKTLDWQPPFAKWFVGGTINASYNALDVHQETKSQKPAILWEGENGDSKILTYSEMLSQVKKFSNVLKSLGVEKGDRVTLYLPMIPELPIAMLACARIGAPHTVIFSGFSATSIKDRVDDSKSKVIVTADGGYRRGKIVKLKEVVDEAIKDFDFVKNVVVVERTKNEISMSSKDKLWNELMENASDDCPAEKLDSTHPLYILYTSGTTGKPKGVLHGTGGYLTHLHSTFKWAFDIKDSDVFFCTADIGWVTGHSYVVYAPLLHGATEIMYEGAPDFPDASRMWDILQKYNATIFYTTPTALRMFMKFGDDIPNSFDLSSLRLLGTVGEPINPEVWKWYYKTIGKEKCPIIDTWWQTETGGMLISPLPGIETIPLKPGSGTRPIPGVNITVVDENGDDVAPDTKGYLVIRNPWPGMLLTLWGDDQKYKTVYWSKYENCYYPGDYALKDSDGYIWLLGRADDVLKVAGHRIGTAELESCIVSHDDVAESAACGIPDEVKGEVIIAFVVLKEGVTADTKVLEKELVEKIRTDIGAIATPKQIYFVSKLPKTRSGKIMRRLLKAIGNNEKIGDVSTLEDGAAVTEVQTAFDEIQKSIQESN, from the coding sequence TTGGCTGAGACCTATGATATCGGGCTTGGAAATAATGATAACACCATCCGCAGTAAAGCCGATTCTGATTATGTCTCATTTTGGGATGATCAGGCAAAAAAACTCACCTGGTTTTCGCCTTGGAGCAAGACCTTAGATTGGCAACCTCCTTTTGCAAAATGGTTTGTTGGAGGCACAATTAATGCCTCATACAACGCTCTAGATGTCCATCAGGAGACAAAATCCCAAAAACCTGCCATATTATGGGAAGGTGAGAATGGTGATTCTAAGATTCTCACATATTCTGAGATGTTGTCTCAAGTCAAAAAATTCTCAAATGTTCTCAAATCTCTTGGTGTGGAAAAAGGAGATCGTGTGACTTTGTATCTTCCAATGATTCCAGAATTGCCAATTGCAATGTTGGCATGTGCTAGAATTGGAGCACCTCACACTGTTATCTTTTCAGGATTTAGTGCAACATCTATTAAAGACAGAGTTGATGATTCAAAATCCAAAGTTATAGTCACTGCAGATGGAGGCTATCGTCGTGGAAAAATTGTAAAACTCAAAGAGGTAGTTGATGAAGCAATCAAAGACTTTGATTTTGTTAAAAATGTTGTAGTTGTGGAACGAACAAAAAATGAAATTTCAATGTCTTCAAAAGATAAACTTTGGAATGAACTAATGGAAAATGCATCTGATGATTGCCCTGCAGAAAAATTAGATAGTACACATCCACTTTACATTTTGTACACTTCGGGAACTACTGGAAAACCAAAAGGTGTTTTACATGGAACCGGCGGATATCTGACTCATCTTCATTCTACTTTCAAATGGGCATTTGACATTAAAGATTCTGATGTATTTTTTTGTACAGCTGATATTGGATGGGTTACTGGTCATAGTTATGTTGTTTACGCACCTTTGTTACATGGTGCAACAGAGATTATGTATGAGGGTGCACCTGATTTTCCTGATGCGTCAAGAATGTGGGATATTTTACAAAAATACAACGCCACAATTTTTTACACCACACCAACTGCGCTTAGAATGTTTATGAAATTTGGAGATGATATTCCAAATTCATTTGATCTTTCATCATTACGATTACTTGGAACTGTTGGAGAACCAATCAATCCTGAAGTTTGGAAATGGTATTACAAAACTATTGGTAAAGAAAAGTGTCCAATAATTGATACTTGGTGGCAAACAGAGACTGGAGGAATGTTGATTTCCCCTTTACCTGGCATAGAAACAATTCCACTAAAACCTGGCTCTGGAACACGTCCTATTCCAGGCGTAAATATCACTGTTGTAGATGAAAATGGCGATGATGTTGCACCTGATACCAAGGGTTATCTCGTAATTAGAAATCCTTGGCCTGGAATGCTTTTGACACTATGGGGTGATGATCAAAAATACAAGACAGTATACTGGTCAAAATATGAGAACTGTTACTATCCTGGAGACTATGCTCTAAAAGACTCAGATGGATATATTTGGCTACTTGGACGTGCAGATGATGTCTTAAAAGTTGCAGGACATAGAATTGGTACTGCTGAACTTGAAAGTTGTATTGTCTCTCATGATGATGTTGCTGAATCAGCTGCATGTGGTATTCCTGATGAAGTTAAAGGTGAAGTGATAATTGCATTTGTTGTACTTAAAGAAGGAGTTACCGCTGACACAAAAGTTTTAGAAAAAGAACTTGTTGAAAAAATTAGAACTGATATTGGTGCAATCGCCACTCCTAAACAAATCTATTTTGTCTCAAAATTACCAAAGACCCGAAGTGGAAAAATTATGAGACGATTGCTTAAGGCAATTGGAAATAACGAAAAGATTGGTGATGTTAGCACTTTAGAAGATGGTGCTGCTGTTACTGAAGTACAAACTGCTTTTGATGAAATTCAAAAATCTATTCAAGAATCAAATTAA
- a CDS encoding CdvA-like protein has product MTKDDIEIIGKNVKDMYGTFMGKVAGTITDIDGSIQSVGVDCGSQGLQQIQYEQLVVQGDVVIFIPKWRLDSQRLIREKQLTLRRLKALIDIVSENDDMKEDAEIIHEKYKSKLVSLDETESEIKAKLEARLTELDEQMKSAKMLSFDAKVQYKSNEISEETFETVKACTTEVIEHVTHEVAEIENVKSRIADLSLEVQEITAPPTPDIQESAVSYLETNEPQQVVQTSLPEAPTEPVTTPSEPIEVSASPMPEPPTESEVTFAFPEPPQQVTAETPKDDNDNDWLARMEAQ; this is encoded by the coding sequence ATGACCAAAGACGATATCGAGATAATCGGTAAAAACGTCAAAGACATGTACGGAACATTCATGGGTAAAGTTGCAGGAACAATAACTGACATTGACGGTAGTATTCAATCCGTCGGCGTTGACTGCGGTTCTCAAGGATTACAGCAAATCCAATATGAGCAACTAGTAGTTCAAGGCGATGTAGTTATTTTCATTCCAAAATGGAGACTCGACTCACAAAGACTCATTCGTGAAAAACAACTAACGTTACGTCGTCTAAAGGCCTTGATTGATATTGTTTCAGAAAATGATGACATGAAAGAAGATGCAGAAATCATTCATGAAAAATACAAGTCAAAACTTGTATCATTAGATGAAACAGAAAGTGAAATCAAAGCCAAACTTGAGGCAAGATTGACAGAGTTAGATGAACAAATGAAGTCTGCAAAGATGTTATCATTTGATGCAAAAGTACAATACAAGAGCAATGAAATCTCTGAAGAAACATTTGAAACTGTGAAAGCATGCACAACTGAGGTAATTGAGCATGTAACTCACGAAGTCGCAGAAATTGAGAATGTTAAGAGTAGAATTGCAGACTTGTCATTGGAAGTGCAAGAGATAACAGCTCCTCCTACACCAGACATCCAAGAATCAGCCGTTTCATATCTGGAGACAAATGAACCACAACAAGTAGTTCAAACAAGTCTTCCGGAAGCACCAACAGAACCCGTTACAACACCTTCAGAACCAATTGAGGTAAGCGCATCCCCTATGCCAGAACCTCCAACAGAATCTGAAGTAACATTTGCATTTCCAGAACCACCCCAACAGGTGACCGCAGAGACTCCAAAAGACGACAACGATAATGATTGGCTTGCTAGAATGGAAGCACAATAA
- a CDS encoding FAD-dependent thymidylate synthase — MSEFSVKEKKILSDHFSNTDGNVFAIITPQQVDRGALMSRYSRTDKSMRRIFLDEFLKNKNRGEEFYNRVLLEYGDDSVAELGEAQIAIEGLSNIAVKKIEDRRIGLSYLEKSSRYVAWNKKEKGKYRFYRDPEIMKSKFADMYEETCNFSFDVYSRNIEPMINYVREKYPIEKYNFKDSRDGKEKSFSKLKNESDINSANMIYKGSTKAKALDILRGLLPASTLTNVGITGNGRAFEYLLTVLASSDLKEEQDLASKIKIELDKIIKSFVRRADDKHGKAFQKYLRDVKNKSKAISTKQIKSNPKKGTRTKLVDYESEKVAIDKIITSIMYEQSPSTSYQDILQQVKKMSMKNKTKIIDEFAKLRTNRRHRPSRAFENVYYTFDLYNNFGMFRDFHRHRALTLERQLLTTDHGYNIPNEIKILGIEKDFKDCMNKTKETFDKIRKKYPEQGQYVVNFAYNYPYFIKFNLREACHLIELRTVPQGHVDYRRVAQQMFQQINKVHPSLSKIMKFVDMKEYDLERFESEKRTEEKRKKLK; from the coding sequence TTGTCAGAATTTTCAGTTAAAGAAAAAAAGATTTTATCAGATCATTTTTCAAATACTGATGGCAATGTGTTTGCCATAATTACACCACAACAAGTTGATCGTGGTGCATTAATGTCAAGATACAGTCGAACTGACAAAAGTATGCGACGAATTTTTCTTGATGAATTTTTGAAAAATAAAAACAGAGGAGAGGAATTTTACAATAGAGTACTTTTAGAATATGGGGATGATTCAGTTGCAGAACTTGGAGAAGCACAAATTGCAATTGAAGGATTATCAAACATTGCAGTAAAAAAAATTGAAGACAGAAGAATTGGGTTATCATATTTAGAAAAATCATCAAGATACGTTGCATGGAACAAAAAAGAAAAAGGAAAATACAGATTTTACAGAGATCCAGAAATTATGAAATCTAAATTTGCAGATATGTATGAAGAAACATGTAATTTTTCATTTGATGTTTACTCAAGAAACATTGAACCAATGATAAATTATGTAAGAGAAAAATATCCAATTGAAAAATACAACTTTAAAGATTCAAGAGATGGGAAAGAAAAATCATTTTCTAAATTAAAAAATGAAAGTGACATAAATTCTGCAAATATGATTTACAAAGGTTCAACAAAAGCTAAAGCATTGGATATTTTGAGAGGGCTATTACCTGCATCAACTTTGACAAATGTAGGAATCACAGGTAATGGAAGAGCATTTGAATATCTCCTTACAGTTCTAGCCTCATCTGACCTCAAAGAAGAGCAAGATTTAGCCTCAAAAATCAAGATAGAACTTGATAAAATCATAAAATCATTTGTTCGAAGAGCAGATGACAAACATGGAAAGGCATTTCAAAAATACCTCAGAGATGTGAAAAATAAATCAAAGGCAATATCAACAAAACAAATTAAATCAAATCCAAAAAAAGGAACTAGAACAAAATTAGTAGATTATGAATCAGAAAAAGTTGCAATTGATAAAATTATCACAAGTATAATGTATGAGCAATCTCCAAGTACATCATATCAAGACATTTTGCAACAAGTTAAAAAAATGTCAATGAAAAATAAAACAAAAATCATTGACGAATTTGCAAAACTTAGAACAAACAGAAGACATAGACCATCACGAGCATTTGAAAATGTCTATTATACATTTGATTTGTATAACAATTTTGGAATGTTTAGAGACTTTCACAGACATAGAGCGTTAACATTAGAAAGGCAATTACTTACAACAGATCATGGATACAACATCCCTAATGAAATAAAGATTCTAGGTATTGAAAAGGACTTTAAAGATTGTATGAACAAAACAAAAGAAACATTTGATAAAATTAGAAAAAAATATCCCGAACAAGGACAGTATGTAGTAAACTTTGCATATAATTATCCATACTTTATAAAATTCAATTTAAGAGAAGCATGTCATTTAATAGAATTAAGAACAGTACCACAAGGACATGTTGATTATAGAAGGGTTGCACAACAAATGTTTCAACAAATTAACAAAGTACATCCAAGTTTAAGCAAAATCATGAAGTTTGTAGATATGAAAGAATATGATCTAGAGAGATTTGAATCAGAAAAAAGAACTGAAGAAAAAAGAAAGAAATTGAAATAG
- the msrB gene encoding peptide-methionine (R)-S-oxide reductase MsrB, giving the protein MTEKIRKTPEEWKEQLTPDQYEICINHGTEPPFSGKYNNSKLEGKFKCTCCGEELFSSDAKFDSGSGWPSFWEPVSEDKIEYISDTSYGMVRTEVNCNKCGAHLGHVFDDGPQPTNQRYCINSISLQHEKDDEGQ; this is encoded by the coding sequence ATGACAGAAAAAATCAGAAAAACACCAGAAGAATGGAAAGAACAGTTAACACCTGATCAGTATGAAATTTGCATAAATCACGGAACAGAGCCGCCATTTTCTGGAAAATATAACAATTCAAAACTTGAAGGGAAGTTCAAATGTACGTGTTGCGGGGAAGAATTATTCTCATCAGATGCAAAATTTGATTCAGGTTCTGGTTGGCCAAGTTTCTGGGAGCCAGTTTCAGAAGACAAGATCGAGTACATTTCAGACACATCATATGGAATGGTAAGAACTGAAGTCAATTGTAACAAGTGTGGAGCACACTTAGGACATGTTTTTGATGATGGACCCCAGCCTACAAACCAAAGATATTGTATCAATTCAATTTCATTACAACATGAAAAAGATGATGAAGGTCAATAA
- a CDS encoding homoserine dehydrogenase — translation MRIILCGFGVVGQSLVKLFDSRAEDLYAKYGLKPRVVGVFDSKGSAVNPSGLDLNKLIEVKKKFGTVKNYADTKNTMSGIDMLKNVEADVLIETTASNYKDAEPGMTHITTAMKKGMHVISVNKGPLALAFPSLMELATYNQVMFKFSGTVGGGTPILDYAKNSLSGERIISFAGILNGTTNYILTNMATGISYEDALKDAQEKGYVEADESLDLDGLDAAAKLVILANWIMGMKVTMPDINCTGIRKVTTEDIKKAAKNNCSVKLIASCNKELIVAPKEVSNDDPLCVNGTLNAIAFTSEHSGTQTIIGRGAGGMETASSILRDLLDIRQEIART, via the coding sequence TTGAGAATAATATTGTGTGGATTTGGTGTTGTTGGCCAAAGTTTAGTTAAATTATTTGATTCTAGAGCAGAGGATTTGTATGCAAAGTACGGATTAAAACCCAGAGTTGTAGGGGTTTTTGACAGTAAAGGGAGTGCAGTTAATCCTTCAGGATTAGATTTAAACAAACTTATCGAAGTCAAGAAAAAATTTGGAACTGTAAAAAATTATGCTGACACAAAAAATACAATGTCAGGTATCGACATGCTCAAAAATGTGGAAGCAGATGTGCTCATTGAAACTACTGCAAGTAATTACAAAGATGCAGAACCAGGAATGACACACATCACAACTGCAATGAAAAAAGGAATGCATGTGATCTCAGTAAACAAAGGTCCATTGGCACTTGCATTTCCCTCACTAATGGAGCTTGCAACATACAATCAAGTTATGTTCAAATTTAGTGGGACAGTTGGTGGAGGAACACCAATTCTAGATTATGCAAAAAATAGCCTTAGCGGAGAGAGAATCATATCATTTGCAGGCATTCTAAATGGAACAACAAATTATATCCTAACAAACATGGCAACAGGAATTTCATATGAAGATGCGCTCAAGGATGCCCAAGAGAAAGGATACGTAGAAGCAGATGAGTCTTTAGATTTAGACGGTCTTGATGCAGCAGCTAAATTAGTAATTCTTGCAAATTGGATTATGGGAATGAAAGTAACAATGCCAGACATTAATTGTACTGGAATTCGTAAAGTAACAACTGAAGACATCAAAAAGGCAGCTAAAAACAATTGTTCAGTAAAATTAATCGCATCATGTAACAAAGAACTGATAGTTGCACCAAAAGAGGTTTCAAATGATGATCCACTTTGTGTAAATGGGACACTTAATGCAATTGCATTTACATCAGAGCATTCAGGCACACAAACAATAATCGGAAGAGGTGCAGGAGGTATGGAAACTGCCAGTTCCATTCTAAGAGATTTGCTAGACATTAGACAAGAGATCGCAAGAACTTGA
- a CDS encoding PUA domain-containing protein, whose protein sequence is MKSNLISKSETSALLKTVSEEWGIEFPKIKNLKVHQILDDAQIITGNGIKILKINDDYLPFLSETETLEKFPSVTVDMGAVKFMCKGANLMRPGIKSFTEFEKDKLVCIVEESQHKFLAVGKSVVSSEELEKMDKGEVLKNLHYISDKFWETGKTIYD, encoded by the coding sequence TTGAAGTCAAATCTAATTTCAAAGAGTGAGACATCTGCACTCTTAAAAACAGTTTCAGAAGAGTGGGGAATCGAATTTCCTAAAATCAAAAATCTTAAAGTACATCAAATTTTAGATGACGCACAAATCATTACAGGAAATGGAATTAAAATTCTAAAAATTAATGATGATTATTTGCCGTTTTTATCAGAAACAGAAACTCTAGAAAAATTTCCTAGTGTTACAGTAGATATGGGTGCAGTCAAATTCATGTGTAAAGGTGCAAATCTGATGAGGCCAGGAATCAAATCATTTACTGAATTTGAAAAAGATAAACTGGTTTGTATTGTTGAAGAATCGCAACACAAATTCTTAGCAGTAGGAAAATCAGTTGTATCAAGTGAAGAATTAGAAAAAATGGATAAAGGCGAAGTTCTAAAAAACCTTCATTATATTTCAGATAAATTCTGGGAAACTGGAAAAACGATTTATGATTAA
- a CDS encoding Mut7-C RNAse domain-containing protein: MLGNIAKKLRLLGFDSEYLSDVDDSVLIEKSKNENRVIITKDSELTNKAKKNNISVVYLTQENEIEQFLEIIKQTNLKLNGISGDIARCTKCNSLTSMVEKSKISKNIPQGVFDNNEKFWRCENCGQIYWEGTHIKNLQEFVKKLKRPS; the protein is encoded by the coding sequence ATGCTTGGCAATATTGCCAAAAAATTACGTCTATTAGGTTTTGATTCAGAATATTTGTCTGATGTTGATGATTCTGTATTAATTGAAAAATCTAAAAATGAGAACAGAGTGATCATTACTAAAGATAGTGAATTAACTAACAAAGCAAAAAAGAATAACATTTCTGTTGTCTATCTTACTCAAGAAAATGAAATTGAACAATTTTTAGAAATTATCAAACAAACTAATTTGAAATTAAATGGTATTTCTGGTGATATTGCAAGATGTACAAAATGCAATTCTCTAACTTCTATGGTAGAAAAATCAAAAATTTCAAAAAATATACCTCAAGGCGTTTTTGATAATAACGAAAAATTTTGGAGGTGTGAAAATTGTGGTCAGATCTACTGGGAAGGAACTCATATCAAAAATTTACAAGAATTTGTTAAAAAATTAAAAAGACCAAGTTAA
- a CDS encoding proteasome subunit beta, whose translation MSMYMPGATAVGITFDGGVVFASEKRIAFGNFLVSKTTKKTFPITPKVGATCAGLVADMQILSLQIAALAKIRKMELKRDVPPNTVAKMMSNMMYERRYFPLLTQVIVGGVVDKPIMYTLDPLGSVLPDEYAAVGTGAEMALGVLDPQFKPNMTKDEAIDLAKRAVRAASLRDSASGDGLDVLVITKDGTEEFTEEIK comes from the coding sequence ATGTCAATGTATATGCCAGGAGCAACTGCTGTTGGAATTACTTTTGATGGTGGCGTAGTTTTTGCTAGCGAAAAAAGGATCGCATTTGGAAACTTTCTGGTAAGCAAAACCACAAAGAAGACTTTTCCTATCACTCCTAAAGTTGGAGCAACTTGTGCTGGTCTTGTCGCCGATATGCAGATTTTATCATTACAAATTGCTGCTCTTGCTAAAATTAGAAAAATGGAACTCAAAAGAGATGTTCCTCCAAACACTGTTGCCAAAATGATGTCAAATATGATGTATGAGAGAAGATATTTCCCATTATTGACTCAGGTGATAGTTGGTGGTGTTGTAGATAAACCAATTATGTATACTTTGGACCCATTAGGTTCCGTTCTTCCTGATGAATATGCAGCAGTTGGAACTGGTGCTGAAATGGCATTAGGTGTACTTGATCCTCAATTCAAACCAAACATGACAAAGGATGAAGCAATTGATTTGGCAAAACGTGCAGTACGTGCAGCATCACTTAGAGATTCTGCAAGTGGTGACGGTTTGGATGTTCTTGTAATTACCAAAGATGGTACAGAAGAATTTACAGAAGAAATAAAATAA